GGCGGACCCGCTCCCAACCGGGGATGTTCGGGGGCTTCGTCACCGTCGTCCGGTCCATCGACACGACGCCCGGCACGCCGACGCCGATGCCCTCGACGTGGCCGTGGGCCTCGAACCCCTGCACGACCCGCTGGACGCCCTCCACGATCCGGTCGAGCACGCGCTCTGGGCCGTGCTCGGCCTCGGTCGGCAGCGTCGCCTGTCGGACGATCCCGTCGGTCCGCTCGACGAGCGCGACCTTGAGGTTCGTCCCGCCGAGGTCGACGCCGACGGCGTATTCCGGGGTGGTCTCGGGCATCTACTCCGACGCTTCGACGCGGTAGACGCGCTCGCCGGGGCGGCGCATCCCGTACTCCTCTCGGGCCACCCGTTCGAGCGTCACGTCGTCGAGGCCGGCGTCCAGCCGGGCCTCCAACGTCTCGTTCTCTTTGGCGAGCCGCTGGTTCTCGACGGTCAGCCGGTCGAGCTCGTGGGCGTAGCTCGCCCGGCGGTACACGCTGTGGCTGTCGAAGAACGCGACCCAGAGTCCGAGCCCGATCACCCCGGCGATCAGGACGTTCCGGCGAAAGCGCTTGCTCATGGCGACGGGTGGGGGGATCCCTGA
This sequence is a window from Rubrivirga marina. Protein-coding genes within it:
- a CDS encoding FtsB family cell division protein, which produces MSKRFRRNVLIAGVIGLGLWVAFFDSHSVYRRASYAHELDRLTVENQRLAKENETLEARLDAGLDDVTLERVAREEYGMRRPGERVYRVEASE